From the Lathyrus oleraceus cultivar Zhongwan6 chromosome 4, CAAS_Psat_ZW6_1.0, whole genome shotgun sequence genome, one window contains:
- the LOC127073729 gene encoding probable serine/threonine-protein phosphatase 2A regulatory subunit B'' subunit TON2 — MYSDGETHDAPQSQRKIPPASSMLWVRNLRRFIGSGAGLGSEALMELETKRILLDIFKEKQKKSAEAGTIPSFYKKKPEEGSISHRVQRLAKYRFLKKQSDLLLNADDLDAMWVCLRENCVIDDATGAEKMNYEDFCHIASVCTEQIGPKCRRFFSPSNFMKFEKDEQGRIAILPFYLYVMRTVSLTQARIDMSELDEDSDGFLQPHEMEAYIRGLIPNLAQLRREMAAGFVPMYCRIATHKFFFFCDPHRRGKACIKKVLLSNCLQELMELHQESEEEVTDTEQAENWFSLTSAQRICDMFLALDKDSNGSLSKQELREYADGTLTEIFIERVYDEHIRRGKSGGGNVREMDFDSFLDFVLALENKDTPEGLTYLFRCLDLQGRGYLTTADIHSLFRDVHHKWIEGGNYELCIEDVRDEIWDMVKPGDPLKITLADLLGCKQGGTVASMLIDVRGFWAHDNRENLLQEEEEPEEE, encoded by the exons ATGTACAGCGACGGCGAAACTCACGACGCTCCTCAGAGCCAGAGGAAAATCCCCCCTGCATCCTCCATGTTGTGGGTCCGCAACCTCCGCCGCTTCATAGGATCTGGTGCGGGTCTCGGATCCGAAGCTCTAATGG AGCTTGAAACAAAAAGAATTTTGCTTGACATTTTTAAAGAAAAGCAGAAGAAAAGCGCCGAAGCTGGTACAATTCCCAGTTTCTACAAGAAG AAACCTGAAGAGGGATCAATCAGTCATAGAGTCCAGAGATTGGCGAAGTATCGTTTTCTGAAG AAACAATCAGATCTTCTTCTGAATGCTGATGATTTGGATGCAATGTGGGTGTGCTTAAGAGAAAATTGTGTGATCGATGATGCTACTGGTGCAGAAAAG ATGAATTATGAAGACTTTTGCCACATTGCTTCTGTATGTACAGAACAAATAGGTCCTAAATGCCGACGATTCTTTAGTCCTTCTAACTTCATGAAGTTCGAAAAAGATGAGCAGGGGAGAATTGCCATTCTACCATTTTACCTTTATGTGATGCGTACG GTTTCACTTACACAGGCAAGAATTGATATGAGTGAGCTTGATGAGGATTCTGATGGTTTCCTCCAGCCACAT GAAATGGAAGCCTATATACGAGGTCTTATACCCAATTTGGCACAGTTACGTCGTGAAATGGCCGCAGGCTTTGTTCCAATGTACTGTCGTATTGCTACACACAAGTTCTTTTTCTTTTGTGATCCTCATAGACGAG GAAAAGCTTGCATCAAGAAGGTGCTGCTTAGCAATTGTCTTCAGGAATTAATGGAGCTTCACCAG GAAAGTGAAGAAGAAGTAACAGACACAGAACAAGCCGAAAACTGGTTCTCTTTGACTTCTGCCCAACGTATATGTG ACATGTTTCTTGCTCTTGATAAAGATTCAAATGGATCATTGAGCAAGCAAGAGCTGCGAGAATATGCAGATGGGACCCTGACTGAGATTTTTATTGAGAGAG TGTACGATGAACATATTCGCCGTGGAAAGAGTGGTGGTGGAAATGTCCGGGAGATGGATTTTGATAGTTTCTTGGACTTTGTTCTGGCTTTAGAAAACAAAGACACTCCAGAAGGCTTGACATACTTGTTTCGTTGCCTTGATCTTCAAGGGAGGGGTTACCTTACTACAGCGGATATTCACTCTCTTTTCAG AGACGTCCACCATAAATGGATTGAAGGTGGCAACTATGAACTTTGCATTGAGGATGTACGAGATGAAATCTGGGATATGGTTAAGCCAGGAGATCCTCTGAAGATAACATTGGCTGATCTATTAGGCTGCAAACAGGGAGGAACTGTAGCAAGCATGCTCATAGATGTGCGTGGTTTCTGGGCTCATGACAACAGAGAAAATCTTCTACAGGAAGAAGAAGAACCAGAAGAAGAATAA